Within Vicia villosa cultivar HV-30 ecotype Madison, WI linkage group LG1, Vvil1.0, whole genome shotgun sequence, the genomic segment aagaagtgaagagaatcttcaaagcaaacacaagaagcaaaaccatggaaactgaagcaagctgagtgctgtcaagcttcagagatcagaagcactgataatagaatttgatccatatttgtctatttgatctgacaaaattctatttgctctgatacattattttagcctatatggctctgatacatataatgtgttctaatatacattttatgttctgactcgttcatgctgacttttgtcgtttagttttttgttctgtaacatttcaggatgtagagatgctcagatgatgctctggtacattcaacaatgttctgatacaaatctagcatgaagtgatgttggtagaaattcaaagctctgaagctatccgagggaagcagaaatcagaagctgcgaacgttctaaagatccagaaaactcaagttctgaagctgtcctaaagggaagcagaaatcagaagctgtgaatgttcagaagatcaaagaaattcaagttctgaagctgtcctagatggaagcagaaatcagaagctgtgaatgttcagaagatcaaagaaattcaagttctgaagctgtcctagatggaagcaggaatcagaagctgtgagtgctctaaggatctaaggaaattctagttctgaagctgtccaatggaagcagaagtcagaagctaggaattctctaaagacagaagcctatatgatcgtctctaccgaaataatcagggaagtcttttattaaagttcttcgagtatttatttcagggggagattatttatctcagggggagattgttaatctcagggggagacatattcatatgcttatgctatagctgtgtaatttgtcttttgccgtctattctttctgatcgcaaattcatatcatttatatatgtttttgtcatcatcaaaaagggggagattgttagaacaagatttgttctgatcaattatcttagttttgatgataacaataatatgaattttgcttaagataatatggtactctaatccaatgcaatttccttttcaggaaatatataaagagtacgcataattcagcgctcagaagctttgtctcaaagggttcagcatgcaacatcagaacatggtctggcaagacatcagaagatggtcgaagcagaatcagaacatgggtctatggaagcatcagaagaacaagagaacagaagcactgaagtactgatggtatcacgctcagaagcacttcaaggtcagaagatcagaagatgctatgcaccaagctgtttgactctgatgatattcaaacgttgtattcacaaacatcagatcagaaggaagtacaagtggcaagctacgctgactgacaaaaggaacgttaaaagctattaaaggctacgtcagtagacacagcgtgaacaaggctcgaggtagttgacaaaagcgtataacattaaatgcgatgctgtacggaacacgcaaagcattaaatgcactcaacggtcatcttctccaacgcctataaatatgaagttctgatgagaagcaaggttaacgattctgcaccaaaacaactcaaatcaacttgcttaaactctgttcaaatcaaagctcagaatcttcatcttcatcaaagctcactacattgctgttgtaatatattagtgagattaagctaaaacgttaagagaaatatcacagtttgtgattatcgcttttaagaagcaattgtaatactcttagaattgattacattaagttgtaaggaactagagtgatcgtgtggatcagaatactctaggaagtcttagaggttatctaagcaggttgtaactagagtgatcgtgtggatcagtagactctagaaaagtcttagagggtatctaagcagttgttcctggagtgatcagtgtgtgatcagaagactctggaagacttagttgctgactaagtggagaaccattgtaatccgtgcgattagtggattaaatcctcagttgaggtaaatcatctctgcgggggtggactggagtagtttagttaacaacgaaccaggataaaaataactgtgcaatttatttttatctgtcaagtttttaaagctacacttattcaaaccccccctttctaagtgtttttctatccttcagcatgTCTAATGCTAGGCATAGTAATCTTGCTGAAATCATTGGATTCTCTATGGCAGCCCCTCCCTTCACATATCTTGGAGTTCCTATCTTTGTAGGAAAACCAAGAGCTTTTCACTTTTCCTACCTTGCAGACAACATCAGATTAAAGCTAGCATCCTTGAAAGCAAGGCTTCTATCCATGGCTGGTAGGCTACTCTTAGTCAAAAGTGTGATTCATAGCATGCTTGTTCACTGCATCACTATTTATGACTGGCCTGTTAGCATTATAAAAAGCATTGAAAAATACATGAAGAATTTCATTTGGACTGCAATATAGAGCAAAAAAAGTTAGTCACGGTGGCTTGGAAGAAATGCTGCAAGAACATCAAGGAAGGAGGCTTTGGTTTTATCTCTCTTAAGCAGTATAACAAAGCAACCAACATTCAGCTTTGCTGGCATTTTCTTAACAACAAGTATGCCTGGTCTATCCTTTTGGTTGGCAGAATTAAAAAGAGAAATAAGTTCATTAATTACTCCATTAAATCTTCTCTTTGGAAAGGCATCAAGGAAGTCCATGAAATTGTGCTAAATAACTGTTTTTGGACAATTGGCAATGGGAGAAAGATTAATTTCTGGTTAGACAACTGGGCAGGGGAATCTCTAGCTTCTAAATACAAGATCCATGAAAAGTTTCATCCAAATCTGAACTCATCTATTTCTGATTGCTGGAAAGACAGTAGCTGGAACCTGCATAACAACATCCCCATGGCCCTGCATGATCTGAATGAAACAATAGCTCCATTTGCAGTTTCTGAAATggagaaggaggatttcttagctTGGAAAAACATTGAAAATGGTTACTTGTCAGTCAAGCAGGCTTATGACTTTATCACCAAACCTGCCAGTTATGATTTTTAGTTTGATGTCCCTTGGGATGAAGATACTGCTCATGCTCACTCAATGCTTGTTTGGAGGCTCATACATAATCGAATTCCTACTGATGAGATTCTCCAACGCTGTGgcattcatttcccatcaaaatGCTCTCTTTGTCATGATGCTGCTGAAACCTCATCCCATCTTTTCTTTGAATGTTCTTATGCCTAAAAAAATTGGACATGGATTAGTGCCCAGCTTCGGCAACCTTTCACCATCAGAAACTTGGCAGACTGCTTAAAGATTTTGAAGGAGCCTTGGAGTCCTCAGGCCTTAGCAGTTATTAAAGCCAGCTTTGCTCACACAATCAACCTACTTTGGCATGCTAGAAATCTCTTAAGATTTGACAACAAAATCACTCATTGGAAACACTGCATTTCTAATATTACTGCTAGAGCCAGACTAGTGGGTAATCAAACTTCCAAAAAGGCTAATGGTTCCTTGGTTAGTTTCTCTATGCTCAAAGCCTTTGGCATTATTTTGCACCCTCGAAATCAGATTGGCACTCGAGAAATCCTTTGGTGTCCGCCGGCTCCGGGTTGGATTAAATGCAACATTGACGGTGTTGCCTATGGTTCCCCTATGTGTTGCTGCTTGTGGTGGAATCTACCGTGATGATAAGGCTGTCAACATGCTCAGTTTCAGTGTTTTTTTGAATGAAGGATCTCCTATTTTTGCAGAATTCATGGCAGCTATTATAGCTATTGAAAAGGCTAAGCAATTAAATTGGAATAAGCTATGGATTGAAACGGATTGTTTACTTTTGGTAAAATCTTTCTCGAACGTTCATCTTGTGCCTTGGATAATCAAATCTCGTTGGCTCTCGTGTTGAGCGTACACTCTTCGCATGGATTTCATGATCATGCACATTTTTAGAGAGGCCAATTTTTGCGCTGATATCCTGGCGAACATCGGTTTTTTGAGTAGAAGCTCTTCTTGGTTTAATAGTGTTCATATTGATATTAAGGCGGATTACTTGTTAGACAAGGAGGGTATTCCTAGACTTAGGCTTTGCACTTAAGAGGAAAACACCTTGCAGAAATCTGTAAGGCTGAGTATCCACTATTCGGGAAGTACTGTTTATGGATACTAGCTGAGCTTGTTGTAATCGCATCAGACATACCTGAAGTGATTGGGACAGCATTTGCTCTTAACATACTATTTCATATTCCAGTATGGGGAGGAGTTTTGTTGACGGGATGTAGCACGCTCTTGTTTTTTGGCCTTCAAAGATTTGGAGTAAGGAAATTGGAACTTCTGATATCAGTTTTAGTATTTGTAATAGCTGCTTGTTTCTTCGGAGAAATGAAATACGTAAAACCCCCTGCATCTGGTGTAGTCGAAGGAGTATTTGTCCCTAAACTCAATGGAAATGGCGTTGTAGCCGACGCTATTGCCCTCTTAGGAGCTCTAATCATGCCTCACAATATTTTCCTCCACTCTGCTCTAGTGTTATCAAGAAAAATACTTGGTTCTGAGTGTGGTATCAATGATGCATGCAGATACTTTCTCATTGAAAGTGGTTTTGCTTTGTTTGTCGCATTTCTAATTAACATTGCAGTGATTTCCGTGTCTGCCACTGTTTGTACTGCCAAAGACATTACTGCTGAAAATGTTAAAAGTTGCAGTGATCTTACCCTTAACTCAGCTTCTTTTCTTCTTAAGAATGTATTGGGACGTTCCAGCTCAATCATTTATGCAATAGCCTTGCTAGCTTATGGACAAAGTTCTTCCATAACTGGGACATATGAaggaaaaaaaaagttatttcgTAGTTGTATGCATTCCATCATAATTTTATAAGTGTAATGTTAACTTGTTTCTAAGGATACAAATTAAGAATCAAATgaagaaatattattttaataaaagtatagaattaattttgtatagttttttttttcaatacgaatttttttataaatgaattttTTAACTTGTGTCTCTAAAACACAAGTTAGTATTATCtattttataatgtattttgatttataattttattGTTGAATATTGATCTCTATCACTAAAGTTAGTTGTTAAtctttttaataagcaatttgtatctaGCAGAATTCGAACCCGAGACCTTGAGAAGAGCACACTCTCAAGTCCCAAAAGTTAGCTGTTAATTTAGTGGTCttgttattaaaaattttaagcaTTAATgattaaattgattaaattttGAAACTGTTGAAGGCTAGcatagagttttttttttgaaaatgagaataataataataataataataataataataataataatgctatggtatttttgtgtgtgtgtgtgtgtgtgtgtgtatatatatatatatacatatgtgtgtgcgcgcgcgcgcgTTTGTTCTGTTTAGGAACAGAATTGTTTATGCAGATTTTTGATGGGGATGGTGCAGGCTGCTCCGATACAGTTGTGTTACGTGAACTTGTAAGATTGGCACTCTAATGTCTAAGTCAGCGAGTAAATAAAAATGTGTATAGTAAATTGTGCATATAATCATACATATTATCGCTcacacaatgatttttatacaATGAGAGACAATTGAGCATATGCAATATTGGGCATGTGGTCGATTGAAAACACTTCCTCCCAAGACTTGTCGTAGAATGATAGTCTTTCAAGAAACTGGGTCAATTGAGAAAAACTCATTAAACATATTACAAGATCTTCGACCTTGGAGCAGAAGAATAGAATCGGCCCATTGGGATTTTGTTATTGAATATACAAAAAGTATCATATGCATATCTTATTTACAACTGAAGACTAGGTAGAGTATTTATATTGCAGAATATGTAACTGACTAGCTATTATGTAAGAGAAATAAAAGTTACTATATTATTATTCTAATACCCCCATAAGCTTGAGGGAAAAGTGTTTGAACTCCAAGCTTAGTGATGATGCTAGAAAGGGGCCTGAAGTCAAGGGGCTTGGTAAAAATGTCTGCAAGTTGCTGTGATGAGGAAATGAGCAGCAGTCAAAATAGACCATACTGAAGCTTTCCCCGCACTAGGTGGCAGTCAAGTTCGATGTGCTTGGTGCGTTCGTGAAAAGAGGAATTGCTGACAATGTGTCtgtcgctaccgcaaaaattaacagagtcgccactaacatatttatcctgaaaaggaagggaaagccagcaaaccacgaaacaaaacaccggtctcacgaccagagaagagggtaagagagtcggttatgcaaggggaaggtgttagcacccctcacgcccatcgtactcgatggtatccacgcttgtgtctaaaaatATGGGTGTGAAACAAATCTACGCCTAATCTGgattaaaatgcatgcaaaatgtagggaaaagaaagagttatactcgcacgggccctaccccgctgcctacgtatcctttttgaggaatcggaggtaccgtagctcggctaactaatttctgtttgttttgtgttttttaggtgaacgagttacattcgcactccgcagctcgacctttggaggcttacgcttgggaatggagcggaaataacaagctcttaagaaaagaaaaaacaaagagtttggtttgtgttttaaagaatgcatgaggaagacctaagctaagggggaaaattttctacctatgttatcatacaaagggtacaagtctaaactaagctaGCAACCTACGGGGAAAAGGAGAAAACAACATACAaggatatcacacaaacgagctctgctcgtaaagcaaacaaaaccaccgGCGCTGGCCGagtagtagaaaagcggtcccgccatagccaaggggagcggatcacccgagtcaaccaagcattagacctcgcacaaagcgatcgggccatagacaagagaagCGAATCCATCTCAGCAACCAAGTCGTCACTGATCTAAAagaaaaacggtgcgtgcgtacaccgagtaTCAACATCGGTCAacgtgagctataggaaatgcgggggttcgattgcatgaaccctttacctgacatactcgataacaggaTCTTGTGCTAGTTCAGAAGCAAGCAATGCGTAGCATGCGCTTACTGAACAGACTcaatgagactgggcgggggttgattgctaaccctttccacatgccttccatgaggacttaacggagtgcctttaaaggtcttattacaccgtgactccctgccgcaaagtacaaatataaacacaccaacaaaaacagagcctctttcgagggtttggccagatgaatgtctaagtcctaattctcatgttataggatgatgtggaaagcggtaaaagggacaaggagacaataccgaacaGATAGCAAATTcgtaatgagctagc encodes:
- the LOC131660283 gene encoding metal transporter Nramp7.2-like; its protein translation is MVPWLVSLCSKPLALFCTLEIRLALEKSFGVRRLRVGLNATLTVLPMVPLCVAACGGIYRDDKAVNMLSFSVFLNEGSPIFAEFMAAIIAIEKAKQLNWNKLWIETDCLLLALHLRGKHLAEICKAEYPLFGKYCLWILAELVVIASDIPEVIGTAFALNILFHIPVWGGVLLTGCSTLLFFGLQRFGVRKLELLISVLVFVIAACFFGEMKYVKPPASGVVEGVFVPKLNGNGVVADAIALLGALIMPHNIFLHSALVLSRKILGSECGINDACRYFLIESGFALFVAFLINIAVISVSATVCTAKDITAENVKSCSDLTLNSASFLLKNVLGRSSSIIYAIALLAYGQSSSITGTYEGKKKLFRSCMHSIIIL